The proteins below come from a single Solea solea chromosome 6, fSolSol10.1, whole genome shotgun sequence genomic window:
- the LOC131461524 gene encoding caveolin-3-like, whose translation MADSNHGHDEQMMKRDGHREIDLINRDPKQINEDVVKVNFEDVIAEPAGTHSVDGVWKASYTTFTVSKYCCYRCLTAVLGIPLSFLWGFLYACISFCHIWAVVPCIKSCVIESQCLSRVYSLVLHTFIDPLFEAMGKMYSSVRVVLRKEA comes from the exons aTGGCTGACAGTAACCACGGCCACGACGAGCAGATGATGAAGAGGGACGGCCACAGGGAGATCGATCTCATCAACAGGGACCCCAAGCAAATCAATGAAGATGTGGTCAAG GTCAACTTTGAAGACGTGATTGCAGAGCCTGCTGGCACACACAGCGTGGACGGTGTGTGGAAAGCCAGCTACACCACCTTCACGGTGTCAAAGTACTGCTGTTACCGCTGCCTGACCGCCGTCTTGGGCATCCCCCTGTCGTTTCTCTGGGGCTTCCTGTATGCTTGTATTTCCTTCTGCCACATCTGGGCTGTGGTGCCCTGCATTAAGAGCTGCGTGATCGAGTCCCAGTGTCTGAGTCGGGTCTACTCGCTGGTCCTTCACACCTTCATTGACCCGCTCTTTGAGGCAATGGGGAAGATGTACAGCAGTGTGAGAGTGGTTTTACGCAAGGAGGCATAA